In Carassius gibelio isolate Cgi1373 ecotype wild population from Czech Republic chromosome B19, carGib1.2-hapl.c, whole genome shotgun sequence, one DNA window encodes the following:
- the LOC127979372 gene encoding pyruvate dehydrogenase (acetyl-transferring) kinase isozyme 2, mitochondrial, whose translation MKFAQIMLKNSSKLNIPKQVDRFSKFSPSPLSMKQFIDFGSANACEKTSFMFLRQELPVRLANIMKEIDFLPDKLLSTPSVKLLHSWYAQSLMELVDFLEKDPDDKKILTKFTETLINVRNRHNNVVPTMAQGVLEYKEAFGVDPVTNQNVQYFLDRFYMSRISTRMLMNQHTLIFDGSTNPAHPKHIGSIDPNCDVVEVVEDAYESAKMLCDQYYLTSPEVEIKQVNFKGTSDPIHIVYVPSHLYHMLFELFKNAMRATVETHENSLHLPPIKVRVSLGSEDLTIKMSDRGGGVPLRKIERLFSYMYSTAPSPVTENSRNAPLAGFGYGLPISRLYAKYFQGDLQLYSMEGYGTSAVIYLKALSTESIERLPVFNKSALRHYQTSTEADDWCIPSSEPKKLGKYEYGV comes from the exons ATGAAGTTCGCCCAGATCATGCTGAAGAACAGCTCGAAGCTGAACATACCTAAACAAGTGGACAGGTTTTCAAAGTTCTCTCCGTCCCCGCTGTCTATGAAGCAGTTCATTGACTTTG GATCAGCCAATGCCTGTGAAAAGACCTCCTTCATGTTTTTAAGGCAAGAGCTTCCTGTCCGTTTAGCCAACATCATGAAGGAGATCGACTTCCTCCCGGACAAACTGCTCAGCACTCCTTCAGTGAAGCTGCTTCATAGCTG GTATGCACAGAGTTTGATGGAGCTTGTTGACTTTTTGGAGAAAGACCCTGATGATAAAAAAATCCTAACTAA ATTCACAGAAACGCTGATCAATGTCAGGAACAGGCACAACAATGTGGTGCCCACCATGGCACAGGGAGTCCTGGAGTACAAGGAGGCCTTTGGCGTGGATCCCGTGACCAATCAGAACGTCCAGTATTTTTTGGACCGCTTCTACATGAGCCGAATCTCCACACGCATGCTGATGAATCAGCACA CGTTAATCTTCGATGGCAGCACCAATCCAGCCCATCCCAAACACATTGGCAGTATCGACCCAAACTGTGATGTTGTGGAGGTTGTAGAAG ATGCCTATGAGAGTGCCAAGATGCTGTGTGATCAGTACTACTTGACCTCTCCCGAAGTGGAAATCAAACAAGTGAACT TTAAAGGAACCAGTGACCCTATACATATAGTTTATGTCCCTTCTCATCTGTACCACATGCTCTTTGAGCTCTTCAAG AATGCAATGAGAGCAACTGTGGAAACCCATGAGAACAGCCTGCATCTACCACCAATCAAAGTGAGAGTTTCTTTAGGAAGTGAAGATCTGACCATCAAG ATGTCTGACAGAGGAGGTGGAGTTCCTTTGAGGAAAATCGAAAGGCTTTTCAGCTACATGTATTCAACTGCACCGAGTCCTGTGACTGAAAACAGCCGTAATGCTCCCCTG GCTGGTTTTGGCTATGGTCTTCCTATTTCCCGCCTTTATGCCAAGTACTTCCAGGGAGATCTGCAACTCTACTCTATGGAGGGATACGGCACGTCGGCAGTCATATACCTAAAG GCCTTATCCACTGAATCAATAGAAAGACTTCCTGTCTTCAACAAGTCAGCCTTAAGGCATTATCAAACGAGCACGGAGGCAGACGACTGGTGCATCCCGAGCAGCGAGCCCAAGAAACTGGGAAAGTACGAGTACGGTGTTTGA